The Oncorhynchus nerka isolate Pitt River linkage group LG13, Oner_Uvic_2.0, whole genome shotgun sequence sequence CGACACGGCCTCCTACCCCTGGGGTGAGTCCTTGGACCCGCTGGTCAGGCAGGCCTTCGCCACCTCGGTGAAGAGCAGCATCTACGTGACGGACAACCCCAGCATCGCCTGTCTGTATGTGGTGCTGGTGGGGGAGCTGCAGGagtctccttcctcccccctcccGGCCCCCTCAGCGCTGGAGAAGCAGCTGAAGGCTTTGCCGTACTGGAGGTCTGACGGACACAACCATCTCCTGGTCCACCTTTCCAGGAAGTCCATGACACAGAACTTCCTGTACAATGTGAGCACGGGCCGGGCGGCAGTGGCCCAGTCCACCTTTCTTGAGCAGCAGTACCGCGAGGGCTTTGACCTGGTGGTGTCCCCACTGGTTCACGCCCTCTCTGAGCCCAACTTCCTGGAGGTGCCACCCCAGGTGCCCGTCAAGAGGAAGTACCTGTTTACCTTCCAGGGCGAGAGAGTGGAGTCTCTGAGGAGCAGCCTGCAGGAGGGGCCGCCTCAGTCCtttgaggaggagatggagggagacccgCCAGCCGACTACGACGATCGCATCATCGGAACGCTTAAGGCAGTGCAGGACAGCCGCCTGGACCGGGTGCTGGTGGAGTTCACCTGTAAGAGCCCGCAGCCCAGCCTGCCCACAGAGTGGGCCCtgtgtggggagagggaggagcggCTAGAGGTTCTTAAGGCCTCCACCTTTGCCTTGGTCATCTCCCCCGGGGATGGTCAACTGATGGCCTCAGCGGGTAACGGCATGAGGCTGTTTGAGGCCCTGGAGGTGGGGGCCATCCCTGTGGTACTGGGGGATCATGCCAGGCTGCCCTACCATCAGCTGGTCCACTGGAGCGAGGCGGCCATTATGGTGCCCAAGCCCCGCATCACCGAGCTGCACTTCCTGCTACGCAGCCTATCAGACAATGACCTGCTGGCCATGCGGCGGCAGGGCCGCTTCCTGTGGGAAACCTACTTCTCTACCTCAGAGAACGTCCTGGGCACAATTCTGGCTAGCGTCCGGACCCGCATCCAGGTGCCCCCCGCGCCCATCCACGAGGAACCTGCCCAGGAGATCCCCCACAAGGCGGGCAAGATGGCGGGCACGGACGCTAACATGGGCGACAATGGCGACCTGGACCTGGGTCCCGTGGAGACGGAGCCACCCTACGCCTCACCACGCTTCCTTCGAAACTTCACCTACACAGCATCCGACACCTACCAGACCTGGAACCGCGCCCCGGGGCCTTTCCACCTCTTCCCTCACACGCCGCTGGACCCGGTGCTGCCCTCGGAGGCCAAGTTCCTGGGTTCGGGCACGGGCTTCCGCCCCATTGGCAGTGGCACGGGTGGCTCGGGGAAGGAGTTTCAGGCAGCGCTGGGTGGGAACGTGCCCCGGGAGCAGTTCACCGTGGTCATGCTGACctatgagagagaggaggttctgATGAACTCCCTGGAGAGGCTCAACGGGCTGCCTTACCTCAacaaggtggtggtggtgtggaacTCCCCCAAGCCTCCTTCAGACGACCTGCTGTGGCCAGACATCGGCCTGCCCATCGTGGTGAGTACCTTCCACCTTCGCTGAATACCAAACATACCCCTGCTGCTTAGTGCTCTCACTGCTCAGAATGAAAAATATTATTGAATGGGAGAGAATACTCTGAAATGCAAAAAGTGTAACCTCAACCTGTGATGTGGTGCAGCAGTCTGAGGCTGTGTGTCTGAGAGAGTGCGCTCTAGTAC is a genomic window containing:
- the LOC115139163 gene encoding exostosin-like 3, with protein sequence MMQRNGGGVGAGGQPWVLRRVRLTWLSFMLFFILVFFPLIAHYYLTTIDEAGGPDKRIFGPRPGGELCEAKHVQDLCRIRESVSEELLQLEAKRQELNGEIVRLNLRIEACKRSIDSAKQDLLQLKNVISQTEHSYKELMAQNQPKLSLPVRLLPDKDDPGLPPPKSAHVCRLRSCFDYARCPMTSGFPVYVYDTASYPWGESLDPLVRQAFATSVKSSIYVTDNPSIACLYVVLVGELQESPSSPLPAPSALEKQLKALPYWRSDGHNHLLVHLSRKSMTQNFLYNVSTGRAAVAQSTFLEQQYREGFDLVVSPLVHALSEPNFLEVPPQVPVKRKYLFTFQGERVESLRSSLQEGPPQSFEEEMEGDPPADYDDRIIGTLKAVQDSRLDRVLVEFTCKSPQPSLPTEWALCGEREERLEVLKASTFALVISPGDGQLMASAGNGMRLFEALEVGAIPVVLGDHARLPYHQLVHWSEAAIMVPKPRITELHFLLRSLSDNDLLAMRRQGRFLWETYFSTSENVLGTILASVRTRIQVPPAPIHEEPAQEIPHKAGKMAGTDANMGDNGDLDLGPVETEPPYASPRFLRNFTYTASDTYQTWNRAPGPFHLFPHTPLDPVLPSEAKFLGSGTGFRPIGSGTGGSGKEFQAALGGNVPREQFTVVMLTYEREEVLMNSLERLNGLPYLNKVVVVWNSPKPPSDDLLWPDIGLPIVVVRTEKNSLNNRFLPWDVVETEAILSIDDDAHLRHDEIMFGFRVWREARDRIVGFPGRFHAWDVNHQSWLYNSNYSCELSMVLTGAAFFHKYYAYLYSYVMPQAIRDMVDEYINCEDIAMNFLVSHITRKPPIKVTSRWTFRCPGCPQALSHDDSHFHERHKCINFFVKVYGYMPLLYTQFRVDSVLFKTRLPHDKTKCFKFI